One Pseudomonas sp. HOU2 genomic window carries:
- a CDS encoding DUF2986 domain-containing protein, giving the protein MNRQKKLQQLFKEKAKKASAKLAPKKPKYISKADRAKMAAEAAAEPVETSES; this is encoded by the coding sequence ATGAACCGTCAAAAGAAACTGCAGCAGTTGTTCAAGGAAAAGGCCAAAAAGGCCAGCGCCAAACTGGCGCCGAAAAAGCCCAAGTACATCAGCAAGGCTGACCGCGCGAAGATGGCGGCCGAAGCGGCGGCCGAGCCGGTTGAAACCAGCGAGAGCTGA
- a CDS encoding phytanoyl-CoA dioxygenase family protein, giving the protein MIGREQLHRQGFALLRRAIPGKWLADLRAVFDANVQASEHWPVPRGADWRHSLLDLDATVQAVCRLPQVLAVAGELIGERFFLSQVEGREPLAGGGHQQLHRDLSIQRPGDMVNAIAFFDDYGPANGATRIVPGSHRPSPQQLPFDPNDETAVVQLSGNAGDILLFDVDLLHAGSRNMNGARRRSILINYCAQALYTTQLETASLRSVRMDTRELFDPAALQQTRQNAASRF; this is encoded by the coding sequence ATGATCGGGCGCGAGCAGCTTCACCGGCAAGGTTTTGCGCTGCTGCGCCGTGCGATCCCGGGGAAGTGGCTCGCCGACCTGCGCGCGGTATTCGATGCAAATGTGCAAGCATCAGAACACTGGCCGGTCCCGCGCGGTGCGGACTGGCGCCATTCGCTGCTGGATCTGGATGCAACCGTGCAAGCGGTGTGTCGCCTGCCGCAGGTACTGGCGGTGGCAGGTGAGCTGATTGGCGAACGCTTCTTCCTGTCCCAGGTCGAGGGTCGCGAACCGCTTGCCGGCGGCGGCCATCAGCAACTGCACCGCGACTTATCGATCCAGCGGCCCGGCGACATGGTCAACGCCATCGCCTTTTTCGACGACTACGGCCCCGCCAACGGCGCCACGCGCATCGTCCCGGGCAGCCACCGACCATCGCCACAACAACTCCCATTCGACCCCAACGACGAGACCGCCGTCGTGCAGCTTTCCGGTAACGCGGGGGACATTTTGCTGTTTGACGTTGATCTGCTCCACGCGGGCAGCCGCAACATGAATGGCGCACGTCGGCGCTCTATCCTGATCAACTATTGCGCGCAGGCGCTGTATACGACGCAGCTGGAAACGGCGAGCTTGCGCAGTGTGCGAATGGACACTCGTGAACTGTTTGATCCCGCAGCGCTGCAACAGACTCGCCAAAACGCTGCGAGCCGGTTTTAA
- a CDS encoding tRNA (adenine(22)-N(1))-methyltransferase TrmK: protein MNEHTLSMRLERVAAQVPAGARLADIGSDHGYLPVALMRRGAIVAAVAGEVALTPFHAAVRTVRDNDLQQHISVRLASGLTAIEPDDEITAISLCGMGGETIRDILDSGKARLRGHERLILQPNGGEQPLRQWLMDNDYRILDEEVLQENRFFYEIIVAECGSPLSYSAEQLYFGPLLMQVRSPAFIAKWQRSLRQKQKTLNSFKQARQAVPEEKLQDIARQVQWITELLA, encoded by the coding sequence TTGAACGAACACACTTTGTCCATGCGTCTGGAGCGGGTGGCGGCGCAGGTGCCGGCGGGCGCTCGGCTGGCGGATATTGGCTCGGATCACGGCTATCTGCCGGTGGCCCTGATGCGCCGTGGCGCCATCGTTGCGGCGGTGGCCGGCGAGGTGGCGCTGACGCCGTTCCATGCCGCGGTGCGCACGGTGCGCGACAACGATCTGCAGCAGCACATCAGCGTGCGTCTGGCCAGCGGTCTGACGGCGATCGAACCGGACGACGAAATCACCGCGATCAGCCTCTGCGGCATGGGCGGCGAGACGATTCGCGACATCCTCGACAGCGGCAAAGCGCGTCTGCGCGGGCACGAACGGCTGATCCTGCAACCCAACGGCGGCGAGCAACCCTTGCGCCAATGGCTGATGGACAACGACTACCGCATCCTCGACGAGGAAGTGCTGCAGGAAAACCGTTTCTTCTACGAAATCATCGTCGCCGAGTGCGGTTCACCGCTGAGCTACAGCGCCGAACAGTTGTACTTTGGCCCATTGCTGATGCAAGTACGCAGCCCGGCATTCATCGCCAAATGGCAGCGCTCGTTACGGCAGAAACAGAAGACCCTGAACAGCTTCAAACAGGCGCGCCAGGCTGTCCCCGAGGAGAAGCTGCAAGACATTGCGCGGCAGGTTCAGTGGATTACCGAGCTGCTGGCGTGA